The segment tatcaaaatttcatatacaaatgcataaatagtatatgtatagtatatatacacattacttaCATAAAGAATATCAAAGTTTgtcattttcaaattatcttcagccatgaaatgcctgaaagcacggtgttttccattttcaatgataaatacatagaaactatgtaCAATATTCCTTTATCCAAGCTTCAggcatgaaatgcctgaaagcacggtgttttttctttttcaataaataaatacatagaaactatgtacataaaatattttacactatTTACAACTGTTGCCCAACGACCTTCAGGCATGGAAGGCCTGAAAGCAGGGTGTTGGACAAAGTGAGGTGCCGCAGCAACTGCACATCACCCTGGTCTCCTTCCTGCGCCGGTGGTTCCTCCAGCAGAGCACACACCGACGCCACCGACGATGCGGTGTGTCAACTGGCAAGTGTGCCTGCTGGGAACCTCCTCCTCGTGGCGAGCCTGAGGAGGATTCCGCCGGAGGGAGCCACGGGGACCGCCTGTAAatagatgcaagaaaaaaagactgtaagacaaaaaaggacatgtaaaacattgaatataacatttctttatcagaataaagaaaaaataaagggtcaGATGCTTTACCTTGCTGCAGCAATCCTCGAACGAGTTCCTTTCGGAACTCAAACTGAGTAAGTTTACCGCCGAGGGCCCGGTGGATAGCCAGCGCGTTGGTCGTAGTCATATCCAATAGGTAGAAGAAAATCTTCTTATACCATTTGACGGTCTTCCTCGTCGTTGGATATGACTGCGCCAGCTGATCCGAGAGGTCGACGCCCTTCATGCCGTTGTTGTAGGCAACGACAACTTCAGGCTTCGACCTCTCCACCCCTCGGCGGTTGGGAGGCAGGTAACGACCTTGCTGTGTGGGCGGTAGAAAGCATCGTAACAGGACGCTTGTCCACCCACTGAAGGCAGATCATTCCGGTCTTGCTGGACCGGAAGTCGATTTGTCCCCGACTCGCCTGCAGGTCCGAGGGCATGCCACGCCGGTTGAGACGCACAGTCCCAACTGCACTGGTCTTCCTGGCCTGCAGGTAATGGAAGAGAGTCGGGGAGGTGTACCAGTTGTCGGTGTATAACTGGTACCCCTTGTCGAATAGAtctgccttctccagcaggtcggTGACGGCCTTCATGCTGGATGGAAATACGCCGCGGTCCTGCCCCATGTAGATCTTGAAGGCCGCCGTATACCCTGCCTCTGGACCGTCGGACGAGCAAAGCTTGTAGACCTTCAGCCCTCTCCTAGCCCTCTTGCTCGGATTGTACTGGAGGGCGTGGTGACGCCCCTTGAAGGCCCACAAGCTCTCGTCGACGGTCACGTTCTTGTTCGGGACGAAGGCGGATCGATACGTCGATTCCAAGACGTCTAACACAGGGCGCAGCTTCCAAAGCCTGTCCTCCGCGGGATGCTCCCCTTCGTTATCAGCGAAGTGGAGCGCGGAGGTCAGGGCATCGTAGCGGTCCCTGGTCATCGTCTTGGCGAACACCGACGAGGACATCAACGGGTCCGTCGACCACCATTCCCTCTGGTCCCTCTTCGA is part of the Penaeus monodon isolate SGIC_2016 unplaced genomic scaffold, NSTDA_Pmon_1 PmonScaffold_3522, whole genome shotgun sequence genome and harbors:
- the LOC119570674 gene encoding piggyBac transposable element-derived protein 4-like, with translation MGLQSKRDQREWWSTDPLMSSSVFAKTMTRDRYDALTSALHFADNEGEHPAEDRLWKLRPVLDVLESTYRSAFVPNKNVTVDESLWAFKGRHHALQYNPSKRARRGLKVYKLCSSDGPEAGYTAAFKIYMGQDRGVFPSSMKAVTDLLEKADLFDKGYQLYTDNWYTSPTLFHYLQARKTSAVGTVRLNRRGMPSDLQQGRYLPPNRRGVERSKPEVVVAYNNGMKGVDLSDQLAQSYPTTRKTVKWYKKIFFYLLDMTTTNALAIHRALGGKLTQFEFRKELVRGLLQQGGPRGSLRRNPPQARHEEEVPSRHTCQLTHRIVGGVGVCSAGGTTGAGRRPG